The Solanum lycopersicum chromosome 2, SLM_r2.1 DNA window GACATGTAGACTGTTCTAGTCTAGTCTAGTCTagtctatcattttattttaaattttattaattatgaaagaaacgtgtgacaattttttgtatctatatattatacattGATCACCATAAGAAGATATTCAagattaaattatgaattcagCCAACGAGTTCATTCGTATTTTGTACAGACAACAGAGTCCTACAGAAAAGAAATGGTATACTTGACAGCAACACAAATTTTCAATCAATGCAGAATGGACTTTGAATCCATCAAGCACTAAAAAAGAAAGCAgcaaatacaaaagaaaatgacGAGACCAGACCATACACGATCTTGAGAATACAAGGAAGGAATGCCAACAACTCATGTTTGTTTGTTACTACTTCATCAACTTCAGTATTGTTAACAACCACCACCAGTCTTTATCTGAAAGTAGAGGGTCCAAAACATCAGTTTACAGACCTTGATATCTGTCGATGACGAAAAGCAACTACCTACCTTGCATATAGCCATCCCCCTGTTGGAACTGAATATCATAGTATAACGCAGAGGCACTTATTCTGCTTCATGTCATCTGACGCTTTTTTCTCTGTTTCACCAGTAGCAAAATTCAAACAACAAACATTTTGTTCAGAGACAGCGACACAACTAAAAAGAACGTAAAACACAGAATGGAAATCAAACATCCTAAAGGCAGTAAATACTGTTTTATATGGCGTTGATATGTTTAGTAAATCTAAGCTGACCTTTCTCCTGAGCTGGTGGTTGAACAACCACATGCATGGTCGTGACTCCTCCGGGAATATCACATAGCGGGCTTCTGCATTCAGCCACTGTTCTGTTGTTTTCCAATATTCTTCCAGCGCTGATTAACTTAACATCTTTTACTGTCCGCGGACCATTATCCTTCTCTATTACATAAGATATATGTCTCAGAAAACATGACTTGAAAACTTGTAACAAGATTGAACCCAATACTTAACAAAAGACtatagaaagaaaattaatagcAGAAAATATTTGATAACAGAGAGAAAGTGCACAACATTCAGGTAAATTAtctgaaaatatgaaaaaagaatttcaagaaaAGAGCTCATGTTTCTAattgacataatacatatattggaccctaaacttggctttaaattttaattttgacttccaactttcataatgcacaaacaagcactttaactattcaacttttaaataaataaacacatgagtcgtACATAACACAATACACGTaagacaccacgtaggacaaaaaatgacatgtaagatgacatgtaggacatatgtgtctatttattcaactttatacaagtttaagtgtctatttgtgcacatccaaagttgaagggcgTAAATGatatttgaagccaagttaaagagCAGATTTATGTATAATGCCTTtctaattcaatatatttttgtttgcatCGCAGCTAATTCTTTCAGAGTCATCTCGAATGCTGAGAAAACATGATTTACTCGATACCTGCTCCGGTGAACTGTGCAAACCTTAAAGTTCAGTCAAGGAATTTGACATACTTAGCAACACGTGAATGAAATAGGACATTCTGAAAGACATGCACGAACTTACTGCCATTGAACTAGGTGCATTGAAAATATCGGTTTTTATTACAGGGACCTAATCAAACGACTTTTCATTAGATGTTGGTTTTATTATATGGACTAACACATCATTCTTTTAGGCTTCTCAATTTTCCTTTCTAAAATACATGCTTAAAATTAGAAGTCCTATCAGAAAAAAGTGAATATCCAATATTTGCATAACAAACAATGCATCAGCACATCTAAAAGTTGAAAGGTTTGATTAGCCAGAGCTTCATGTCATCTAAACACTATCAGAGTCTACTTTGTCGACTTTCTTAACCAATATCCCTTTAGAGGAAGACGCCTAAAACAATCTCAAGCGAAAGTCCACCACTATTTGATTGAAGCAGCAAAGCGCCTCAACTATCTGAATAACAAtgtgccaattttttttatcattcagAATCCCTACAAATTGTATACATATTACTTTTCGGTAGAGAACTTAAGTGAAGGAACTATCCACAGAGCTATATTATCTAACAAAAGTAACAACTACAGATCATAGACTATGATAAGCTCCAAAATATTAGAGCCTTAACAACCATGATTACGGTTCTTAAAGCAATCAAGCCACCAACAGAAATCTAGGGTAATTGAAAATCTCACACACAATTTATCAGCTATTCAAGAACTAAACTAACCTCTGGGCCACTGAGCAAGGATGTTCTCCTTTAAGGTTGCTACGCTTGTAGCCGCAGAAAAACTCTTGGGCCCAATATCTGTTCCATCAATCAATCTAAACTTAATCTCCAGTTGATCTTGAGCTGCAGACATCCTTGTTCTAACTTACAAAACAAACCCAACACAAGGATCTTTTACTAGGATCTTCCTGTAACCTGTTCAGCCTTAATTAACACAATCACTGAAGCTCCCAAGACCAAAGAATTTAGTCTTTGGTTCTTGACACTTTATGGATCTCATCAAATTCCCAAATCCCAGccttaaatcttcataaaaaacaaaatatgaattCATAATATTAACACCGACAAAATATACATAAACCCACACAAAATCAGGTAAATAATTACACTTTCTTGAATTAGATTAGATTATCAAGAAAAGATAGTCAAACTACAATTTAAACAacccaaaagaaagaaattcaaGAATCTTGAGTTAAAATTAACCAAGAAATCACAAATTTTAACAACCCAAAGTcaagaaaacattaaaataagtACTCAAACTGCAGACAAGAATCATCAAGTTACAATTCTACAAAAGAATGGatctttaaaacaaaacaaaaaaattatcatcaaATGCTTACTGTTAAGAGAAACTGATCTGGAAACTGTCCACTGTTTACCGAACAAAGTAATTACATATGATATTCCTCAAGACAGATAGAGCTACAAAACTAGTATAgggaagaagaaaaggaaaggGTAGGTAATACGTGTAATGcattaacaataaaataatattaataatttttatattaaaagaagaagaaaaaaagaagatgaagaaaaatcaaattcGGCAATTTTCGGAGTTTTCAAAGTCTTGTTTTGCTCTCTCTACGTCTTCGCTTTGGTCAATAAAGTTAACTCTCTTCGGCTTCTCCTCCTCACTATATGGAATTATcgattttttttctcctctcctcactttttttttttataaatttggattatttgcgataatttaaaatttgaacatatatatatatatatagtatttacgtaaaaaaaaattatgttttaagggCAAATAAAGTATTTGAGAAAAAAGTTATCTACACAGGATAACTAAACACATGACATGTATATGCTGACTTGATATAAACACTCGAtgcgaataaatttttttctaaagattTGAATAAGCCTTCGCCAATATTATTGTTCTATTTTAAGTACTTTATGCATTTTAAAGGAAAGTTATTATGTgtacttaattatatatgaaaggatatggtcttaaataaattagtaataaGAAGTTTGGATGTTACAATTCAAAATCaactattcaaaatttataaaagttCAAATACTACTTGATAGATTAGTCAGGTATGTCAATGTCAATAAAAATACATGTCATAATTAC harbors:
- the LOC101265189 gene encoding membrane-anchored ubiquitin-fold protein 2, whose product is MSAAQDQLEIKFRLIDGTDIGPKSFSAATSVATLKENILAQWPREKDNGPRTVKDVKLISAGRILENNRTVAECRSPLCDIPGGVTTMHVVVQPPAQEKEKKASDDMKQNKCLCVIL